A window of Pusillimonas sp. T7-7 contains these coding sequences:
- a CDS encoding LysR substrate-binding domain-containing protein yields the protein MTLTELKYIVAVARERHFGRAAEACFVSQPTLSVAIRKLEDELGVILFERGGTEVGITPIGLRVVAQAQRVLEEGANLREIARQGHDPLAGPLRVGIIYTIGPYLLPKLVPTQIAATPQMPLLLQENYTVRLLELLRQGEIDCAIVALPLPDTGFAIHPLYDEPFLVAVPKHHPWAGRKEIASSELKDETMLLLGSGHCFRDQVLEVCPELSRFSAASEGIQRSFEGSSLETIRHMVAAGIGVTVLPSSSLSMPGVQNDLLNFIPFKKPVPDRRVVLVWRKSFPRPAAIEALIESVRSCELDGVNYLDPATAGELV from the coding sequence ATGACTTTGACTGAACTGAAATATATTGTCGCAGTTGCGCGCGAAAGGCATTTTGGCCGCGCTGCTGAAGCCTGCTTCGTCAGTCAACCCACTTTATCGGTTGCCATACGCAAGCTGGAAGATGAGCTGGGGGTGATATTGTTCGAGCGCGGTGGTACCGAGGTAGGCATTACGCCCATAGGCCTGCGCGTGGTGGCTCAGGCCCAGCGCGTGCTGGAAGAGGGGGCCAATCTGCGTGAAATTGCCCGCCAGGGGCATGATCCCCTGGCCGGGCCTTTGCGAGTAGGCATTATCTATACGATAGGTCCTTATCTGCTGCCCAAGCTGGTGCCCACGCAAATCGCCGCTACACCCCAAATGCCTTTGTTGCTGCAGGAAAACTACACGGTGCGTTTGCTTGAGCTGCTGCGCCAGGGCGAGATCGATTGCGCCATCGTGGCCTTGCCGCTGCCTGATACCGGTTTTGCCATTCACCCTTTATACGATGAACCTTTTCTGGTGGCGGTGCCCAAGCATCATCCCTGGGCCGGGCGCAAGGAAATTGCCTCGTCCGAGCTGAAAGATGAAACCATGCTATTGCTGGGTTCGGGTCATTGTTTCCGCGATCAGGTGCTCGAGGTGTGCCCCGAGCTCTCGCGTTTTTCAGCTGCCAGTGAAGGCATTCAACGCAGCTTCGAAGGTTCGTCGCTGGAAACCATACGCCATATGGTGGCAGCGGGCATAGGAGTGACGGTGTTGCCGTCCAGTTCCTTGTCCATGCCTGGCGTACAGAACGACCTGCTGAATTTCATACCATTCAAGAAGCCGGTGCCAGACCGTCGCGTTGTGCTCGTCTGGCGCAAAAGCTTCCCGCGTCCGGCAGCCATTGAGGCCCTCATTGAGTCTGTACGTTCTTGCGA